In Anseongella ginsenosidimutans, one genomic interval encodes:
- a CDS encoding M23 family metallopeptidase codes for MLLRLRWTLLLSPLLFSFLTASAQEPADSPDTLYPQDYFRLPLNLPVALSGTFGELRSNHFHTGLDFKTQQTTGHPVYAVADGYISRLAESAWGYGKAVYIDHPNGFTTVYGHLERFMPAAAAEMKRHQYEQETFSADLAFPPGKLPVKKGDIIAWSGNSGSSGGPHLHFEIRDTRSEEPINPLLFGFPVPDHVRPLIGGLFIYPLTDSSAVNGSGFRAGFSVTRTGESRYVIKPAQTITVRGRIGFGIIATDQLDGAANRNGNYAIELKRNGQTIYYSETDRLNFAHNRAMNSHIDYAAYLLDGRRIQKSHVSPGNPLTIYKRLSNNGSAWFSGTGTHEMEYIVSDVAGNRSILTFTLTSTPAGPVKKARPENPVAVFSYDRPNVYAAPGLRLSMEENTLYEDLAFTYSAKPAPEGAASLLHQVHDKNVPAHKSFDIAIKTNPGFTDTAKALIVNDRRQAFATTWENGWAKASVREFGDFYVSLDTIAPVIRPVNISRGKNMAGNSAIVLRISDDLSGVRSYRGTIDGKWVLMEHDGKTATLKHVFDERTPAKGGSAKHTFRLLVTDMKNNTAEYEAAFTR; via the coding sequence ATGCTGCTAAGACTGAGATGGACACTTCTGCTTTCCCCCTTGCTTTTTTCCTTTTTAACGGCCAGCGCCCAGGAACCGGCTGATTCGCCTGACACGCTTTACCCGCAGGATTATTTCCGGCTGCCCCTGAACCTGCCTGTTGCTCTTTCCGGCACCTTCGGGGAACTCAGGAGCAATCATTTTCATACCGGACTGGACTTTAAAACCCAACAAACCACCGGACATCCCGTATACGCCGTCGCCGACGGTTATATTTCCCGTCTTGCGGAAAGCGCCTGGGGTTATGGAAAGGCGGTTTATATTGATCATCCGAATGGATTTACTACCGTATACGGGCACCTGGAGCGTTTTATGCCGGCGGCTGCGGCCGAAATGAAACGGCATCAGTATGAACAGGAAACCTTTTCCGCAGACCTTGCTTTTCCTCCCGGTAAATTACCGGTTAAAAAGGGTGATATTATTGCGTGGTCCGGGAACAGCGGCAGTTCCGGAGGCCCCCATCTCCATTTCGAGATCAGGGACACCAGGAGCGAAGAACCTATTAATCCGTTGTTATTCGGCTTCCCGGTGCCCGATCATGTCCGGCCCTTGATTGGCGGTTTGTTTATTTATCCGTTAACTGATAGCAGCGCTGTCAACGGCTCCGGTTTCAGGGCGGGTTTCAGCGTTACCCGTACCGGGGAAAGCCGTTATGTGATTAAACCGGCGCAAACGATCACCGTCCGCGGCCGGATCGGCTTCGGGATCATTGCTACCGATCAGCTGGACGGAGCAGCCAACCGGAACGGCAATTATGCCATTGAGCTGAAACGGAACGGGCAAACCATCTATTATTCCGAAACCGACCGCCTGAACTTTGCGCATAACCGGGCCATGAACAGTCATATAGATTACGCTGCTTACCTGCTGGACGGAAGACGGATCCAGAAAAGCCACGTTAGCCCGGGCAACCCGCTGACAATTTACAAACGCCTGAGCAATAATGGCAGCGCCTGGTTTTCCGGCACAGGGACCCATGAGATGGAATACATCGTAAGCGATGTAGCGGGAAACCGTTCCATACTTACCTTTACGCTAACTTCCACCCCGGCAGGGCCGGTAAAGAAGGCGCGCCCGGAAAACCCCGTCGCTGTTTTCAGTTATGACCGGCCGAACGTGTATGCGGCGCCCGGCTTACGACTTTCCATGGAAGAGAACACCCTTTACGAAGACTTAGCATTCACCTACTCGGCTAAACCTGCCCCGGAAGGCGCCGCCTCCCTCCTGCACCAGGTCCACGATAAAAATGTGCCGGCCCACAAGTCTTTTGATATAGCTATTAAAACGAATCCCGGCTTCACGGACACCGCAAAGGCCCTTATCGTAAATGACCGGCGGCAGGCTTTTGCCACTACCTGGGAAAATGGCTGGGCAAAGGCCAGCGTACGGGAGTTCGGGGACTTTTACGTGAGCCTTGATACAATTGCCCCGGTGATACGGCCGGTCAACATCTCCCGCGGGAAAAATATGGCTGGCAACTCCGCCATTGTGCTGCGGATCAGCGACGATCTGTCTGGTGTGAGGTCTTACCGGGGAACCATTGACGGGAAGTGGGTCTTAATGGAGCATGACGGGAAAACGGCCACGCTGAAACATGTCTTTGACGAAAGGACGCCGGCAAAAGGCGGATCGGCCAAACATACTTTTCGCCTGCTTGTTACCGATATGAAAAACAATACGGCTGAGTACGAAGCAGCCTTCACAAGATGA
- a CDS encoding fumarylacetoacetate hydrolase family protein yields MKIIAVGRNYAEHARELNNAVPEEPVIFLKPDTALLKDNNAFYLPEFAQEIHHEIEVVVRVCKEGKHVPEKFAGNYINAVGLGIDFTARDLQQRLKEQGLPWERAKAFDHSAPLSSLRPVHGLEELRSLGFRLDINGKKVQEGNTEQMLFPVARLVSFISTFITLRKGDLIFTGTPSGVGKVAIGDHLEGYLEGEKLLDFYIK; encoded by the coding sequence ATGAAAATTATAGCCGTCGGCAGAAATTATGCGGAGCATGCCAGGGAGTTAAACAACGCTGTGCCGGAAGAGCCGGTTATCTTTCTCAAACCCGATACGGCGCTTTTAAAGGATAATAATGCCTTTTACCTTCCGGAATTCGCACAGGAGATCCATCATGAAATCGAAGTGGTAGTGCGGGTATGTAAGGAAGGGAAACATGTACCCGAAAAATTCGCCGGCAATTATATAAACGCTGTTGGCCTGGGGATAGATTTTACCGCCAGGGACCTCCAGCAGCGGCTGAAGGAGCAGGGACTTCCCTGGGAAAGGGCGAAAGCCTTTGACCATTCCGCTCCCCTGAGTAGCCTCCGGCCGGTCCATGGATTGGAGGAACTCCGGTCCCTGGGATTCCGGCTGGACATTAACGGGAAAAAAGTTCAGGAAGGCAATACGGAACAAATGCTTTTCCCGGTTGCCCGCCTGGTAAGTTTTATCTCTACTTTCATCACCCTGCGCAAGGGCGATCTTATCTTTACGGGAACACCTTCAGGAGTAGGTAAAGTAGCCATCGGGGATCATTTGGAAGGATACCTGGAAGGAGAGAAATTGTTGGATTTTTATATAAAGTAA
- a CDS encoding phytanoyl-CoA dioxygenase family protein: MDERRLSSAQISEFHEIGYTIVPGFFSKAETDKLYGAALEDEIMRKHALDLNDQSGKKTKLSLWYTPGDDIYGQMIRSERMVNSAACLLNSEAPVCHFHTKLMQKEPRVGGAWEWHQDYGYWYKNQFMFPDQMLSVMIALTAANKENGCLQVIKGSHKMGRVNHGFAGEQVGADMVMVDNALKTMELVYCELQPGDALFFHSNLLHRSEANLSDRPRWSIISVYVSQSNPAYNEETGSRRTPVAIVPDEALLETQGGASTGRDFLRKEEDKALEDTGWESGS, from the coding sequence ATGGACGAAAGAAGATTAAGCTCCGCGCAAATAAGCGAATTCCATGAAATTGGCTATACGATTGTACCGGGATTCTTCAGCAAGGCGGAAACAGATAAGCTGTACGGCGCAGCGCTGGAAGACGAGATCATGCGCAAACATGCGCTCGACCTGAACGACCAGTCAGGAAAGAAAACAAAGCTTTCCCTGTGGTACACGCCGGGTGATGATATTTACGGGCAAATGATCCGCAGCGAGCGCATGGTCAACTCAGCGGCCTGCCTGCTGAACAGCGAGGCCCCGGTATGCCATTTTCATACAAAGCTTATGCAGAAGGAGCCCAGGGTGGGAGGGGCCTGGGAATGGCACCAGGACTACGGATACTGGTACAAAAACCAGTTCATGTTCCCTGACCAGATGCTGAGTGTCATGATCGCGCTGACCGCCGCCAATAAGGAGAACGGTTGCCTGCAGGTGATAAAAGGCTCTCACAAGATGGGCCGCGTAAATCACGGTTTTGCGGGCGAACAGGTTGGTGCGGATATGGTCATGGTGGACAATGCATTGAAGACAATGGAATTGGTTTACTGTGAATTGCAGCCGGGGGACGCGCTGTTCTTCCACAGTAACCTGCTGCATCGTTCCGAAGCCAACCTCTCTGACAGGCCCCGCTGGTCCATCATTTCCGTGTACGTTTCACAAAGCAACCCTGCCTATAACGAGGAAACCGGTTCACGCAGAACGCCTGTAGCCATTGTCCCGGATGAAGCGCTGCTTGAAACCCAAGGAGGCGCCTCCACCGGAAGGGATTTTCTCAGGAAGGAAGAAGACAAAGCCCTGGAAGATACCGGCTGGGAATCCGGGAGTTAG
- the bcp gene encoding thioredoxin-dependent thiol peroxidase — MSKLNPGDKAPRFTGTDQNGNKVSLEDFKGKNLVLYFYPKDDTPGCTAEACNFRDNYASLVSKGYEVVGVSVDDEKSHQQFREKHDLPFTLLADENKKIVEDYGVWGEKNMFGRKYMGTNRVTFVIDGEGIIKHAIRRVDSKNASWQILDLENKA, encoded by the coding sequence ATGTCAAAATTAAACCCGGGCGATAAAGCCCCCCGTTTCACCGGAACCGATCAAAACGGAAATAAAGTTTCCCTCGAGGATTTTAAAGGTAAGAACCTGGTCCTGTACTTTTACCCTAAGGATGACACGCCGGGCTGCACTGCCGAAGCCTGTAATTTCAGGGATAATTATGCATCCCTGGTATCCAAAGGCTATGAAGTAGTAGGGGTAAGCGTGGACGATGAAAAATCGCATCAACAATTCAGGGAAAAACATGACCTTCCCTTCACCCTGCTGGCCGATGAAAACAAAAAGATCGTGGAAGACTACGGAGTTTGGGGCGAAAAAAATATGTTCGGCCGTAAATACATGGGGACCAATCGCGTCACTTTTGTCATCGACGGCGAGGGCATCATTAAACATGCCATCAGAAGGGTTGATTCGAAAAACGCCTCCTGGCAAATCCTGGACCTGGAAAACAAAGCTTAA
- a CDS encoding VanZ family protein: MPEKKGYLRPSLYALIWAFIIFLLCNMHLESSGAEPWYYFEGIDKVVHGGMFFVLAILSSWGFYEQNRFGWLSRNPAVCSLLLCILYGGLIEILQGTIFTYRSADWLDWAFDIGGALLGLWVFSFLKKRYLARKPV, from the coding sequence GTGCCTGAAAAAAAGGGTTATCTCAGGCCTTCTTTATATGCCCTTATCTGGGCATTTATCATTTTCCTTTTGTGCAATATGCACCTGGAATCTTCCGGGGCTGAGCCTTGGTACTATTTTGAGGGGATCGATAAAGTGGTGCATGGCGGAATGTTCTTCGTGCTGGCCATACTCAGCAGCTGGGGTTTCTATGAACAGAACCGGTTTGGATGGCTTTCGCGAAATCCGGCAGTCTGTTCCCTGCTGCTCTGCATTCTTTACGGCGGGCTTATTGAAATTCTGCAGGGAACCATCTTTACCTACCGTTCCGCCGACTGGCTGGACTGGGCATTCGATATCGGGGGCGCGCTGCTGGGGCTCTGGGTTTTCAGCTTCTTAAAAAAACGGTATCTTGCGCGCAAGCCTGTCTGA
- a CDS encoding transketolase family protein, with the protein MKKFTYTEKKDTRSGFGVGLLEAGRSNPDVVGLCADLIGSLKMGDFKKEFPERFFQVGIAEANMMGLAAGLTIGGKIPFTGTFANFSTGRVYDQIRQSIAYSGKNVKICASHAGITLGEDGATHQILEDIGMMRMLPHMTVINPCDYNQTKAATLAIAEHTGPVYLRFGRPAVPIFTPSDQKFEIGKALLLNEGSDVSIFATGHLVWEAIEAGEKLAEAGIDVEIINIHTIKPLDEEAILDSVAKTRCVVTAEEHQMNGGLGDAIAQLLARKSPVPVEMVAVKDSFGESGKPAELMKKYGLSSVNIVEAVQNVLKRK; encoded by the coding sequence ATGAAAAAATTTACTTACACCGAAAAAAAAGATACCCGCTCCGGTTTTGGCGTGGGACTCCTGGAAGCAGGCCGTTCCAACCCTGACGTAGTAGGATTATGCGCCGACCTGATCGGCTCCCTGAAAATGGGCGACTTTAAAAAGGAGTTTCCCGAACGGTTTTTCCAGGTTGGTATTGCCGAAGCCAATATGATGGGCCTTGCTGCCGGTTTGACCATAGGCGGAAAGATCCCGTTCACGGGAACCTTTGCGAACTTCTCTACCGGCCGGGTTTACGACCAGATCAGGCAGTCGATTGCCTATTCGGGAAAGAATGTAAAAATATGCGCTTCCCACGCCGGGATTACATTGGGCGAAGACGGGGCGACTCACCAGATACTCGAGGATATAGGGATGATGCGCATGCTCCCGCACATGACTGTGATCAATCCCTGCGATTATAACCAGACAAAAGCCGCTACCCTCGCCATTGCCGAGCATACCGGCCCGGTTTACCTTCGTTTCGGCCGTCCGGCAGTTCCTATTTTTACGCCATCCGATCAGAAGTTCGAGATCGGCAAGGCCTTGCTATTAAACGAAGGAAGCGATGTCAGCATTTTTGCCACCGGCCACCTTGTATGGGAAGCCATTGAAGCCGGCGAAAAACTTGCCGAAGCAGGGATAGATGTGGAGATCATTAATATTCACACCATTAAGCCCCTGGACGAAGAAGCCATACTGGATTCCGTAGCAAAAACCCGTTGCGTCGTTACGGCCGAAGAACACCAGATGAACGGCGGTTTAGGCGATGCCATTGCCCAGCTGCTGGCCCGTAAAAGCCCGGTACCCGTTGAAATGGTAGCGGTTAAGGACAGTTTTGGGGAAAGCGGAAAACCGGCCGAATTGATGAAAAAATACGGCCTCAGCAGCGTTAATATTGTGGAAGCCGTCCAAAATGTGCTGAAAAGGAAGTAA
- a CDS encoding AraC family transcriptional regulator → MKPMLEHLPREAEESFVVRDFNYSWYPTPWHYHPEYEIVLVTESRGKRFIGDSITDFDAGDLALIGPNLPHLYRNDAEYYAEGSALRARSIVVHFLEDSIGNDVLRLPEAQAIRTLLERAVNGIQFSGESGGEIGRKLLRLPQLKGFERWLKLMEILHAMAESQDYTFISGPGLEQYNEKDHERLQQVFEFVLSHFREDIRLEQAAALANMAPAAFSRYFKYRTRKTFSGFLLELKTGYAAKQLIHTNKNVSDICYESGFNNLSNFNRHFKSLYGLQPLQFRKQQLARGE, encoded by the coding sequence ATGAAACCGATGCTGGAACACCTTCCCAGGGAGGCCGAAGAATCATTCGTGGTCAGGGACTTTAATTATTCCTGGTACCCCACCCCCTGGCATTATCATCCCGAGTATGAGATCGTACTGGTAACCGAAAGCAGGGGAAAGCGCTTTATCGGCGATAGTATTACCGATTTCGATGCCGGTGACCTGGCCCTGATCGGCCCGAACCTGCCGCATCTTTACCGGAATGACGCGGAGTATTATGCGGAGGGTTCCGCACTTCGTGCCCGCTCCATCGTGGTCCACTTCCTGGAAGATTCCATAGGGAACGATGTCCTTCGCCTTCCCGAGGCGCAGGCGATCCGGACGCTGCTGGAACGTGCCGTTAATGGCATTCAGTTCAGCGGCGAAAGCGGCGGGGAGATTGGTCGGAAGCTGCTGCGGCTGCCGCAGCTGAAAGGCTTTGAACGCTGGCTAAAATTAATGGAAATACTTCATGCAATGGCCGAAAGCCAGGATTACACTTTTATTTCGGGCCCGGGCCTGGAACAGTACAACGAAAAAGACCATGAACGCCTGCAGCAGGTATTTGAATTTGTGCTTAGCCATTTCAGGGAAGATATCCGCCTTGAACAGGCCGCCGCACTTGCCAACATGGCTCCTGCAGCTTTCTCCCGCTATTTTAAATACCGCACCCGCAAGACCTTTTCCGGCTTTTTGCTGGAATTGAAAACAGGCTATGCCGCCAAACAACTTATCCACACCAATAAAAACGTGTCGGACATCTGCTACGAAAGCGGCTTCAACAATCTTTCCAACTTCAACAGGCATTTCAAATCCCTTTACGGCCTCCAGCCCCTCCAGTTCCGGAAACAGCAGCTTGCCCGGGGAGAATAG
- a CDS encoding RNA polymerase sigma factor: protein MAESPDDQLLLERFRNPATKEAAFNELVLAYQQRIYWHVRRMVISHDDADDLVQEIFIRIWKNLETFRGGSKLFTWIYRIATNECISFLKRKKMRNTVSIDDEENLLLEKLREDPYINGNDLQIKLQEAILRLPEKQRIVFNMRYFGELPYEELSEILGTSVGALKASYHHAVKKLEQYFTGL, encoded by the coding sequence ATGGCTGAAAGTCCGGATGACCAACTGCTTCTTGAACGCTTTCGCAACCCCGCAACAAAAGAAGCGGCGTTCAATGAACTCGTGCTTGCCTATCAGCAGCGCATTTACTGGCATGTTCGCCGGATGGTGATTTCTCATGACGATGCGGATGACCTGGTGCAGGAAATATTCATCCGGATATGGAAAAACCTGGAAACCTTCAGAGGCGGTTCCAAATTATTCACGTGGATCTACCGCATCGCTACCAACGAATGCATCAGTTTCCTCAAAAGGAAGAAGATGCGAAATACCGTATCTATCGATGACGAGGAAAACCTGCTGCTGGAAAAACTCCGGGAAGATCCTTATATTAACGGAAACGACCTTCAGATAAAGCTGCAGGAGGCTATTCTCAGGCTTCCGGAAAAACAACGCATTGTTTTCAACATGAGATATTTCGGGGAGCTTCCCTATGAAGAGTTATCAGAAATACTCGGCACCAGCGTCGGAGCGTTAAAGGCCTCTTATCATCATGCGGTTAAAAAGCTGGAACAATATTTCACCGGCCTTTAA
- a CDS encoding transketolase, protein MPDIKKLEQIASQVRRDIVRMVHGVQSGHPGGSLGCTEYLVALYFEIMEHRSQFNMDGQGEDLFFLSNGHISPVWYSVLARSGYFPAAELATFRKIDSRLQGHPATEEGLPGIRVASGSLGQGLSVALGAALGKKLNNDEKLVYSLHGDGELQEGQIWEAAMFAAHHKIDNIISVVDWNGQQIDGPTLEVMHLGDLRAKWEAFGWEVMDLPDGNNMEAVVDTLRYAQTLTGKGKPVMILMATVMGKGVDFMEGSHKWHGIAPSDEQLEKALTQLEETLGDY, encoded by the coding sequence ATGCCTGATATTAAAAAGCTCGAGCAAATAGCGTCCCAGGTACGAAGAGATATCGTACGGATGGTGCATGGCGTACAATCCGGCCATCCTGGCGGATCACTGGGATGCACCGAATACCTGGTAGCGCTGTATTTCGAGATCATGGAACACCGGTCTCAGTTCAATATGGACGGACAGGGTGAAGACTTATTCTTTCTTTCAAACGGCCATATTTCACCGGTATGGTACAGCGTGCTGGCGCGTTCGGGGTATTTTCCCGCAGCGGAACTGGCCACTTTCAGGAAAATAGACTCGCGCCTGCAAGGGCACCCTGCCACGGAAGAAGGACTGCCCGGTATCCGCGTTGCTTCCGGCTCCCTCGGGCAGGGTTTGTCAGTGGCACTCGGGGCAGCTTTGGGCAAAAAACTGAACAACGATGAAAAGCTGGTATACAGCCTCCATGGCGACGGCGAGTTACAGGAAGGCCAGATCTGGGAAGCAGCCATGTTTGCCGCCCATCATAAAATAGATAATATCATTTCCGTGGTTGACTGGAACGGCCAGCAGATAGACGGGCCTACTCTGGAAGTAATGCACCTTGGCGACCTCCGGGCAAAATGGGAAGCTTTCGGCTGGGAGGTAATGGACCTGCCTGACGGGAATAATATGGAAGCCGTGGTGGATACCCTTCGCTATGCGCAAACCCTGACAGGCAAAGGGAAGCCGGTCATGATCCTGATGGCCACCGTCATGGGTAAAGGTGTGGACTTCATGGAAGGATCGCATAAATGGCATGGCATTGCCCCTAGTGACGAACAATTGGAAAAAGCGCTTACGCAACTGGAAGAAACCCTGGGAGACTACTAA
- a CDS encoding carboxypeptidase regulatory-like domain-containing protein — MGRIIVLLLVVLHAIPVKGQENNLSRIISVDYKEQSLGSILEDLRKHQSLQLTYSSGQLNLKERLTLKMEKQPAKKVLEALCRLATLEYSVVGKQIILKPRKESEPDGKSGLNTPYQTIRGLVSDKISGVPLPGATVIVQSSGPATGVNTGEDGVFHLKSIPVGRHELTISLLGYETIRLPNVLLTSGKELYLYIELPELVSSLGAVTVNGNNTRRPLNEMAGVSARSFSVEETGRYAASVFDPARMVMNFAGITSSDDGSNEVIIRGNSPKGVQWRLEGIEIMNPNHFGEEGGSGGGISMISSGMLGTSDFLTGAFPAEYGNALSGIFDLRFRTGNTAKREYAIMAGALGTEASAEGPFRTCGKASYLVNYRYSTLSLLDKAGISPFGENGVPDYQDLAYNLNFPTAKAGTFSLFGIGGSVRKT, encoded by the coding sequence ATGGGCAGAATAATCGTACTCTTGCTGGTTGTACTGCATGCTATTCCCGTCAAAGGACAGGAAAACAACCTTTCCCGCATCATAAGTGTTGACTATAAAGAACAGTCGCTGGGCAGCATCCTGGAAGACCTGAGAAAACACCAATCGCTGCAGCTGACCTATAGCAGCGGACAGCTGAACCTGAAGGAGCGGCTTACGCTTAAAATGGAGAAGCAGCCTGCGAAAAAAGTCCTGGAAGCCCTCTGCCGCCTGGCCACGCTGGAATATTCCGTTGTAGGAAAACAGATCATTCTTAAACCACGAAAAGAATCGGAACCCGACGGAAAGTCCGGCTTAAATACCCCTTACCAAACAATCAGAGGCCTTGTGAGCGATAAAATCTCCGGCGTTCCCCTGCCCGGCGCAACTGTCATTGTGCAATCCTCCGGCCCGGCGACCGGGGTAAACACCGGGGAGGACGGCGTTTTTCACTTAAAAAGCATTCCGGTGGGGCGGCACGAACTCACCATATCCCTTCTGGGATACGAAACGATCAGGCTTCCCAATGTATTGCTGACTTCGGGCAAAGAGCTGTACCTCTATATTGAATTGCCTGAACTGGTTTCCAGCCTCGGCGCGGTAACAGTAAACGGAAACAATACCCGGCGCCCGCTGAATGAAATGGCCGGCGTCAGCGCCCGTTCCTTTTCGGTGGAGGAAACCGGCAGGTATGCCGCCAGCGTGTTTGACCCCGCCCGCATGGTGATGAACTTTGCCGGCATTACTTCATCGGATGACGGAAGCAACGAGGTAATTATCCGGGGTAATTCGCCAAAAGGGGTGCAATGGAGGCTGGAAGGGATCGAGATCATGAACCCGAACCATTTCGGGGAAGAAGGCGGATCAGGTGGAGGCATCAGCATGATCAGCTCGGGAATGCTCGGCACGTCCGACTTTTTAACCGGAGCCTTTCCGGCTGAATATGGAAATGCGCTGTCAGGCATTTTTGACCTCCGCTTCAGAACAGGAAATACGGCGAAAAGGGAATATGCCATTATGGCCGGCGCGCTGGGCACTGAAGCTTCAGCGGAAGGCCCGTTTAGAACCTGCGGCAAGGCTTCTTACCTCGTAAACTATCGCTATTCCACCCTTAGCCTGCTGGACAAAGCGGGCATATCGCCTTTCGGAGAAAACGGCGTTCCCGATTACCAGGACCTGGCGTATAATCTGAATTTCCCTACTGCCAAAGCAGGAACCTTTTCCCTGTTCGGCATCGGGGGATCAGTTCGCAAAACATGA
- a CDS encoding head GIN domain-containing protein — protein MKKYVFFLLACSMLAASCEQDFIKGEGPVLTENRDTPVFTQVRSNGSAKVYIDYADTLSVQVKGYANLIPHFETDVIEGVLHLGFEDQVRIKKDNIEVYITMPAVEGLAINGSGEFRLSGAFPFLPLLNLEVNGSGNIRAAEAEAGELKARISGSGAMKLEKLKAETADISISGSGNVRVHVSQQLNVRISGSGNVYYSGNPDISSEISGSGNVIKF, from the coding sequence ATGAAAAAATATGTATTCTTCCTGCTGGCATGCAGCATGCTGGCAGCTTCATGTGAACAAGATTTTATTAAAGGAGAAGGACCTGTACTTACTGAAAACAGGGACACTCCCGTCTTTACGCAGGTAAGGAGTAACGGATCGGCAAAAGTCTATATAGATTATGCCGATACCCTCAGCGTACAGGTAAAAGGCTATGCCAACCTGATCCCCCATTTTGAGACGGATGTCATTGAGGGAGTATTGCACCTGGGATTCGAAGACCAGGTACGTATCAAAAAAGACAATATTGAGGTATATATTACAATGCCTGCCGTTGAAGGCCTGGCAATAAACGGAAGCGGGGAATTCAGGTTAAGCGGAGCTTTCCCTTTCCTGCCCTTGCTGAACCTGGAGGTCAACGGTTCCGGCAATATCCGTGCGGCAGAAGCAGAGGCCGGCGAACTAAAAGCCAGGATCTCGGGATCCGGCGCCATGAAGCTGGAGAAGCTAAAAGCGGAAACGGCGGATATTTCCATTTCAGGCAGCGGAAACGTCCGCGTGCATGTGTCACAGCAATTGAATGTCCGGATCAGCGGAAGCGGGAATGTGTACTATAGCGGAAACCCGGATATTTCCTCGGAGATATCCGGTTCAGGGAACGTGATCAAATTTTAA
- a CDS encoding FecR domain-containing protein: MELHKKEYWDLVSAYLAGTISDEERSRLLQWLEEDPARTLQLKELEKIWDRSKNNPLPAFDVEQAWKKLQPQIRERKKPVLRKVSGWSFRAAASVALLILAGTLVYFLLKPGYSDVFIATLPGETKNIVLPDGSRVVLNENSSISYDAGLDRNRERRVKLKGEAFFEVSKDPQKKFIVGAGETETRVLGTSFNVLFDDAAQQVKVSLLSGIVRFVPGRNEKAVGLAPGEEVIYNSRDRSLSKKAFENENFLFWKNRKLEFADQQLEDVLALVGESYGVSFRIKDPQLGGLRVTSAFDQSSLAEVINVLENLLDIRIEGTGNVYTVWAE; the protein is encoded by the coding sequence ATGGAACTGCATAAAAAAGAGTACTGGGACCTGGTCAGCGCTTACCTCGCCGGAACTATTTCTGACGAAGAACGCAGCAGGTTGCTTCAATGGCTGGAAGAAGACCCGGCACGAACCCTTCAATTAAAGGAACTCGAAAAAATATGGGACCGTTCGAAAAACAATCCTCTGCCTGCATTTGATGTGGAGCAGGCCTGGAAAAAACTACAGCCGCAAATCAGGGAACGGAAAAAACCTGTCCTCCGCAAGGTATCCGGCTGGTCTTTCCGCGCCGCGGCCTCTGTTGCCCTGCTCATCCTTGCCGGCACGCTGGTTTACTTTTTGCTGAAGCCCGGGTATTCAGACGTGTTTATCGCTACCCTGCCGGGGGAAACAAAAAACATTGTCCTGCCTGACGGTTCGCGGGTAGTTCTTAATGAGAACAGTTCCATCAGTTACGATGCCGGGCTGGACCGGAATCGGGAAAGGCGGGTAAAGCTGAAGGGGGAAGCTTTTTTTGAAGTCAGCAAAGATCCGCAGAAAAAATTCATCGTAGGGGCGGGAGAAACCGAAACCAGGGTATTGGGAACCTCCTTTAACGTTTTATTTGATGACGCGGCACAGCAGGTAAAAGTCTCGCTGCTTAGCGGGATCGTCCGCTTTGTCCCCGGCCGGAATGAAAAGGCGGTTGGCCTGGCACCCGGCGAAGAGGTTATTTATAATAGCCGGGATAGATCGCTCAGTAAAAAGGCCTTTGAAAATGAAAATTTCCTTTTCTGGAAAAACCGGAAGCTGGAGTTCGCGGATCAGCAGCTGGAGGACGTGCTTGCGCTGGTCGGCGAATCCTACGGCGTTAGCTTCCGGATAAAAGACCCTCAACTGGGCGGGCTGCGTGTCACCTCGGCATTTGATCAAAGCAGCCTCGCCGAAGTAATAAATGTACTCGAAAATCTTCTTGATATCCGGATCGAAGGAACCGGCAATGTATATACTGTATGGGCAGAATAA